ACCTGCACGTCATCAGCGGGACCGGCATCGTGCCTTCGGCCACCGTCCGGTTGCGCCGGGAGGGGCAGCTCTATCAGGACTCGGGCGTGGGCGACGGCCCCGTCGACGCGGCGCTGGCCGCCATCGACGCGATCACCGGAACCAAGGGGCGGCTGAACGACTACGCCCTCCGCGCCGCCACCTCCGGCAAGGACGCCATCGGCGAGGTGTCGGTGAAGGTGGATTTCGACGGCACCCTCGTGTCCGGCAAGGGGGCCTCCACCGACGTCGTGGAGGCCAGCGTGCGGGCGTACCTCAACGCCCTCAACCGCCTGGTGCACTCGAGCGCCCAGCGCATGAAAGACGTCGGTCCATAATGGCCACGTTCCGGATCGCCGTGCTGCCCGGTGACGGCATCGGCCAGGAGGTCGTCCCCCAGGCCGTGCGTGTGCTCCAGACCGTCGCCAAGGGGGCCGGTCTCGGGCTGGAGTTCCAGGAGGCCCTGATCGGCGGCGCCGCCATCGACGCGCGGGGCACGCCGTTGCCCGAGGACAGCCTGCGCCTGTGCCGGCAGGCTGGCGCCATCCTGTTCGGCGCGGTCGGCGGGCCGAAGTGGGACGGCCTGCCGCAGGAGCAGCGGGCCGAGCGGGGGCTGCTGGCCCTGCGCAAGGAGCTCGACCTCTACGCCAATCTGCGGCCGGCCCGTTGCTTCCCGATGCTGGTCGACGCCTCGCCGCTCAAGCCCTCGGTGGTGGCGGGGACCGACATCATGGTGATCAGGGAGCTCACCGGCGGGCTCTACTTCGGCGAGCCGCGCGGCGTGGAGGTGTTCGCCGACGGCAGCGCCCGCGGCGTCAACACCATGGTCTACACCACCCGGGAGATCGAGCGGGTCGCCCGGGTCGGCTTCGAGGTGGCCCGCAGGCGGCGCAAGCGGCTGGCCTCGGTGGACAAGGCCAACGTGCTGGCCGTGTCCACGCTCTGGCGGGAGGTGGTCACGCGTCTGGGCAAGGAGTTCCCCGACGTCGCTCTCGAGCACGTGCTGGTCGACAACTGCGCGATGGCCCTGGTCCAGCGGCCCACCCACTTCGACACGATCGTCACCGAGAACACCTTCGGCGATATTCTGTCGGACGAGGCGGCGGTCCTGGCCGGCTCGATGGGGATGCTGCCCTCGGCGTCGCTGGGCGGCGAGATCGGACTCTACGAGCCCGTGCACGGCACGGCGCCGGACATCGCGGGCCAGGGTGTGGCCAACCCGATCGCCGCGATTCTGTCGGCCGCCATGCTCCTGCGGCACTCGCTCGATCGGCCCGACGACGCCGACCGGGTCGAGGCCGCGGTCGTGCGGGTCCTCGAGCAGGGGCACCGCACTCGCGACATCGCGTCCCCGGGGGCGCGGGGCGTGGGCACGCGGGAGATGGGAGACCTCATCGTGAAAGAGCTGGAGGCGCAGTACTGATGGCCACGGGCCTGGCCATCGCCGTGGTCGGCGCTACCGGGGCCGCCGGGCAGACGACCTTGCGGGTGCTCGAGGAACGGAAGTTCCCCGTGCGGGAGCTGCGGTGCTTCGCCTCCGAGCGGTCGGTCGGCACGACGGTCACCTTTTGTGGTGAAGCCCTCGCCGTGCGGCGGGTGGAGGAACCGGCCTTCCGCGGCCTGGACCTCGTCTTCTGCTCGGCCGGCTCGGACCAGGCCAGAGAGTTCGTGCCCATGGTCCGCCGGGCCGGCGCCATCGTGATCGACAAGTCCAGCGCGTTCCGGATGGACCCCCAGGTCCCCCTCGTCGTTCCGGAGATCAACGGCCACGCGGCCCGACGCCACCAGGGGATCCTGGCCGTCCCCAACTGCACCACGATCATCACCGTGATGCCGCTGAAACCGCTGCACGACGTCGGGCGGCTGCGCCGGGTCGTGGCGACGAGCTTCCAGTCCGCCTCCGGAGCGGGCGTCCAGGGCCTGGAGGACCTCCGCCAGCAGACGCGGGCCTGGGCGCGCGGCGAGCCCATCGTGCCGCGGCACTTCGCGCACCAGCTCGCCTTCAACCTCATCCCGCACATCGACCGCTTCGGGCCGGACGGCTACACGGGCGAGGAACTGAAGCTCGTCAACGAGACGCGCAAGATCCTCGAGGCGCCGGACCTCCTCGTCTCGCCGACCACCGTCCGGGTGCCGGTGTTCACCTGCCACTCGGTCGCCGTCAACGCCGAGACCGAGGCGAAGGTGAGCGCCGACCAGGCGCGGGAGGCGCTCGCGCGCTTCCCCGGGCTCAAGGTCTGGGACGACCCGGCCGAGCAGCGCTACCCCATGCCGGTGCTGGTGGAAGGCCAGGACGAGTGCTGGGTGGGGCGGATCCGGGAAGACCTCTCGCACCCCCGCGGGCTCAACTTCTGGGTGGTGGGCGACCAGCTGCGCAAGGGCGCCGCCACCAACGCCGTG
Above is a window of Candidatus Methylomirabilota bacterium DNA encoding:
- a CDS encoding aspartate-semialdehyde dehydrogenase, with amino-acid sequence MATGLAIAVVGATGAAGQTTLRVLEERKFPVRELRCFASERSVGTTVTFCGEALAVRRVEEPAFRGLDLVFCSAGSDQAREFVPMVRRAGAIVIDKSSAFRMDPQVPLVVPEINGHAARRHQGILAVPNCTTIITVMPLKPLHDVGRLRRVVATSFQSASGAGVQGLEDLRQQTRAWARGEPIVPRHFAHQLAFNLIPHIDRFGPDGYTGEELKLVNETRKILEAPDLLVSPTTVRVPVFTCHSVAVNAETEAKVSADQAREALARFPGLKVWDDPAEQRYPMPVLVEGQDECWVGRIREDLSHPRGLNFWVVGDQLRKGAATNAVQIAELLLRT
- the leuB gene encoding 3-isopropylmalate dehydrogenase yields the protein MATFRIAVLPGDGIGQEVVPQAVRVLQTVAKGAGLGLEFQEALIGGAAIDARGTPLPEDSLRLCRQAGAILFGAVGGPKWDGLPQEQRAERGLLALRKELDLYANLRPARCFPMLVDASPLKPSVVAGTDIMVIRELTGGLYFGEPRGVEVFADGSARGVNTMVYTTREIERVARVGFEVARRRRKRLASVDKANVLAVSTLWREVVTRLGKEFPDVALEHVLVDNCAMALVQRPTHFDTIVTENTFGDILSDEAAVLAGSMGMLPSASLGGEIGLYEPVHGTAPDIAGQGVANPIAAILSAAMLLRHSLDRPDDADRVEAAVVRVLEQGHRTRDIASPGARGVGTREMGDLIVKELEAQY